Genomic window (Flavobacteriales bacterium):
TTTCAATTTTTCTTTTATCTTCTTCTGAAAAATTAACCATATTCACGTCAGGAAAATAGGTTCTTCCTAAGTATGAAAAATCACTATTTGCATCTCTTAAGAAATTCACTTTTTGAAAAGCTGATCCTAAGCTCATAGCGCTAGGCTTTAGTGCTTCATATTGTTCTTCATTGCCATTTACAAATACTTTCAAGCACATTAGACCGACAACTTCGGCTGAGCCTAAGATATATTTATTGTATTTGTCTGTGTCATAACTCTGGAACTCGTCCAAATCCATTTCCATGCTATCTAAAAAGGTATTGATAAGTTCCCATTCTATCTGATAGTCGTTAACTACTTTTTGAAAGCTATTCAAGATAGGATTCAAACTAATTTTAGATTCTATGGCATCAATTGTATCTGCTTTAAACTTATGAAATAAGCGGTGCTTGTCGTAGTCGTGAAAGGTATCCACTATTTCATCGGCAAAACGAACAAATCCATATATCCCATAAATAGGGGCGTGTATTTTTTTGTCTAACGCTTTGATGCCAAAGCTGAAACTTGTGCTGTAAGCTATAGTTGTTAGCTTACTGCATTTATCTGAAACATTGTCAAAAATGTACTTCATAATTAGATAAGGTTAGATTCTACTATGTGATTTGCTACCACTTGTCCTGAAATGATAGACGGTGGCACACCAGGTCCGGGTACTGTAAGCTGACCTGTGTAGAAAAGGTTATTTATTTTCTTGTTAATGATTTTAGGTTTAAAGTTTGCCGTTTGAAGTAGCGTGTTAGCCAACCCATAAGCATTGCCCTTGTAGGCATTGTAATCGTTTACAAAGTCGTTAACGCAATAACTTCTCTTATATTCTATATGTTCTTCAATGGATTGACCAGTATATTTTTCTAATCGTCTAAGCATAATGTCAAAATATTTTTCTCTAATTTCATCATTATCTTTTAGTCCTGGTGCAATTGGCATCAAAAAGAAGATGTTTTCTTTACCTTTAGGAGCAACAGACGGGTCTGTTTTGGATGGACAACAAACATAAAATAAGGGTTTGTTTGGCCATTTTGGATCGGAATAAATTTCGTCTGTATGTTTCTCAATATCTTCATCAAAAAATAAGTTGTGATGAATCAGTTTGTTGAGCTTGGTATTAACGCCAACATAAAACAAGAGACTGGAGGGAGAGAAGGTTCTTTTTTCCCAATAATCATCGTTGTAATTTCTATATTTTGGAGGAAGTAGTTTACTTTCAATATGATTGTAGTCAGCAGAACCTACCACAATGTCTGTTTTTAATATTCTTATATCTGTGACTATGGATTTTATTTTTTCATCTTCAATATTGACAGAATTTACGGCTTCGTTGGTGTGAAATTCTACACCTTGTTCTAGACAAATTTCTTTAAATGCATCAATGACTTTTCCGAACCCTCCCATAGGATAAAATGTGCCTTTTTTAATTCCAGAATAAGTCATTAGACTATATAAAGCAGGTGTTTGACTTGGGGCAGTTCCTAAAAATAAGACAGGAAATTCTAATAAAGATTTTAAATAATGATTTTTAAAATATTTAGCTACGTGATTTCTGTATGAAGTAAACACTTGCAGCTTGAAAACATTAGCAAATAATTTAGGTTTACATACCTCCAACAGAGATAGACCAGGTTCATAGACTAATTGGTTGATGCCAAAATCATATTTGAATTCGGCTTCCCTCATAAATTCTTCTAACTTTTTGGAAGAGCCTTTTTCAAAGCTTTCGAATAACTCGCATACAGCAGACCAATCTGATGATAGCTTTATAGTTTTTTCTTGTTCGAAGATGATTTGAAAGCCCGGGTCTAACTGAGTTAAATCGAAATAGTCGCTTGCTTTTTTTCCAAATTCTGCGAAAAATTTCTCAAACACATCAGCCATCCAATACCAGCTAGGCCCCATATCAAAGGTGTATCCTTTAGCTTTAAACTGTCTTGCTCGTCCTCCTATGCTTTCGTTTTTCTCAAAGACGCTAACCTTATGCCCTTCTTTGGCAAGAAAAGCAGCGGCACTTAAACCCGAAAACCCACTCCCTATGACTGATATATTACTCATGTATTTTATTAAGATTTTATGAATTCATAAAATTCATTTCTTGTTTTATTAGACTCTATAAATTCCCCCGTCAGTTTTGAGGTCTTCATAGATGTTCCTTGGTGTCCTACACCTCTACATTGTACACAATTGTGTGAGGCTTCAATCATCACGGCAACACCTTTGTTATTTTCTACAATCTTATTTATAGCGTCATGTATTCTTACAGTAAGATTCTCTTGTATAGCACCTCTTCGAGCATAATGTTCAACAATTCTGTTGAGTTTGCTAAGCCCAATAATCTCTTGATTGATTTGCGGAATGTAAGCAATGTGAGCTTTGCCCATAATAGTTTGATGGTGATGTGAACACATTGATATAATAGGAATATTACCTTCGAAAATAATTCCATCGTATTCGTAATTAGGAAATGTAGTAATTTTTGGAAATTCGTTATATCGTCCAGCCCATAAATCGTTGACGTAGGCTTTGGCTACTCTTGTAGGAGTTTCTTTTGAGTTAGGATCGTTTTTCCAATCGCAACCCAAAGCATCCAAAAATTCCCCAAACTTGACAGCCGCTTTGTCAATCATTTCAAGTTTTTCTTCTTCGTTGAGAGAGCCGTTAATATTTATTCCGTCTGCATATCCTATATTTCTTAGTTCAGGATTTATCTCAATTATCTGAGCTGATGAGCCATTAATTATTTTAGTTTTATCCATTGTATTCTACATAGTTATTTTCAGTTTCATACAATTTAACACTGTGCAAATTATTGCCAGTAGCTCGTATGTCGCTTTCTAATTCTTCATATATTTTTATGGCAATGTTTTCTGCAGTAGTAATAGTATCTTTCATAAAATCAACCTCAAGGTTAAGGTTTCTATGATCCATTTTATCAACAATTCTACTTTTGATTATATCGCTCAACACTTTCAAGTCTATTACATAACCTGTATCCGGGTCAACACTGCCTTCAACCGTAACAAATAAGGTGTAGTTGTGGCCATGCCAATTTTTGTTTGAACACTTTCCAAATACTAGCTCATTTTTTTCATCAGTCCAATTTGGGTTGAATAATCGATGGGCAGCATTGAATCTTTCTCGACGGATAACTTGTACGGTTTTCATTTTGTATAAACTTTCAGCGATAAAATTATACAAAAATGCTTAACTTTGCAAAAAAAAGATGAAAATATTATTAGTTGGCTCTTCAAGTGACATCGCTCACAATCTAGTAAATAATTTTAATTCGGAGTTTGATTTTATTGAGCTTACTTCGACGCCAAGTTCTTCAAGTCAGCATCAAATCAATGTTCAGAATGAAGAAACCTACCCCAAAATTGATGGTGAAATTAATGGTTTAGTCTATTTTCCAGGCTCCATCAATCTCAGGCCTTTTTCTGGGCTCAAGCTTGTAGACTTTCAAGCAGATTATGATATTAATGTATTGGGATTAATCAAAACACTTAAACACTATCATAAACATTTGGCAGTAGATTCTTCTGTAGTGATGATTAGTTCTGTTGCGGCAACAGTAGGGATGCCTTATCATGCTTCAATTTCAATGTGTAAATCTGCTATTGAAGGGCTTTGTCGTTCTCTTGCTGCTGAATGGGCGCCTAAAGTGCGTGTTAATTGTATTGCTCCTTCTGTTGTTCAAACTAAATTATCTGCTAGACTATTCAGAACAGATGCTCAAGTAGAACAGATGAATACTCGTCATCCATTACAGAAAGTTGGTCAGCCTAAGAATATTTCAGATGCAATTTCATTTCTATTATCTGACAAATCATCCTGGATTACGGGGCAAACATTACATGTTGATGGTGGTCTTTCAAAATTAAAGAAATAAAAATGTATCAATACATTTGGCGTTATAAGTATCTTCTTTCGGTCATAATTCTAGTCGTTTTCTCTATCTGTTTAAATCAGTTATTGAAAGCCAATATATTCTTTGATTCTGAACGTATAATAAAAGAGTTAGAAGCTGCTAATGTTGACGTTAGTGTATTGGATGATAACAACCTACTTTTCTTTGGGATTTCTTTTGAAGACAGTATATCCTATCAAGACATGTTGGATGTGGACACTTTTCACAAGTCTTTAAAAAAGTCTAAATACGTGAAGCGTGTATTTAGTATAATCAACGATAGACAAATTATCAATACGGGTCTTTTTCCTATTACTAAGAAAGTAATGAGGATAAGCGATGAAGAATCGTTTAAGAATTCATTAAAGCAAATAGATGAAAGAGGCAATAATTTCTTATCAACAGATGGTAAGAAATTGCTCTTTTTGATAGAGAATGAATCAGGACTTAGCAAAGACGATAATCGTAAATTTGTCAATTCATTATACTCAA
Coding sequences:
- a CDS encoding GTP cyclohydrolase I codes for the protein MDKTKIINGSSAQIIEINPELRNIGYADGININGSLNEEEKLEMIDKAAVKFGEFLDALGCDWKNDPNSKETPTRVAKAYVNDLWAGRYNEFPKITTFPNYEYDGIIFEGNIPIISMCSHHHQTIMGKAHIAYIPQINQEIIGLSKLNRIVEHYARRGAIQENLTVRIHDAINKIVENNKGVAVMIEASHNCVQCRGVGHQGTSMKTSKLTGEFIESNKTRNEFYEFIKS
- the crtI gene encoding phytoene desaturase family protein, which produces MSNISVIGSGFSGLSAAAFLAKEGHKVSVFEKNESIGGRARQFKAKGYTFDMGPSWYWMADVFEKFFAEFGKKASDYFDLTQLDPGFQIIFEQEKTIKLSSDWSAVCELFESFEKGSSKKLEEFMREAEFKYDFGINQLVYEPGLSLLEVCKPKLFANVFKLQVFTSYRNHVAKYFKNHYLKSLLEFPVLFLGTAPSQTPALYSLMTYSGIKKGTFYPMGGFGKVIDAFKEICLEQGVEFHTNEAVNSVNIEDEKIKSIVTDIRILKTDIVVGSADYNHIESKLLPPKYRNYNDDYWEKRTFSPSSLLFYVGVNTKLNKLIHHNLFFDEDIEKHTDEIYSDPKWPNKPLFYVCCPSKTDPSVAPKGKENIFFLMPIAPGLKDNDEIREKYFDIMLRRLEKYTGQSIEEHIEYKRSYCVNDFVNDYNAYKGNAYGLANTLLQTANFKPKIINKKINNLFYTGQLTVPGPGVPPSIISGQVVANHIVESNLI
- a CDS encoding phytoene/squalene synthase family protein; translated protein: MKYIFDNVSDKCSKLTTIAYSTSFSFGIKALDKKIHAPIYGIYGFVRFADEIVDTFHDYDKHRLFHKFKADTIDAIESKISLNPILNSFQKVVNDYQIEWELINTFLDSMEMDLDEFQSYDTDKYNKYILGSAEVVGLMCLKVFVNGNEEQYEALKPSAMSLGSAFQKVNFLRDANSDFSYLGRTYFPDVNMVNFSEEDKRKIENDIEIDFADALRGIKKLPLSSRGGVYLAYIYYYNLFRKIKSLPSSRILEERIRIPNTNKVGLMLQSMLKNQFNLI
- a CDS encoding SDR family oxidoreductase — translated: MKILLVGSSSDIAHNLVNNFNSEFDFIELTSTPSSSSQHQINVQNEETYPKIDGEINGLVYFPGSINLRPFSGLKLVDFQADYDINVLGLIKTLKHYHKHLAVDSSVVMISSVAATVGMPYHASISMCKSAIEGLCRSLAAEWAPKVRVNCIAPSVVQTKLSARLFRTDAQVEQMNTRHPLQKVGQPKNISDAISFLLSDKSSWITGQTLHVDGGLSKLKK
- a CDS encoding 6-carboxytetrahydropterin synthase; protein product: MKTVQVIRRERFNAAHRLFNPNWTDEKNELVFGKCSNKNWHGHNYTLFVTVEGSVDPDTGYVIDLKVLSDIIKSRIVDKMDHRNLNLEVDFMKDTITTAENIAIKIYEELESDIRATGNNLHSVKLYETENNYVEYNG